A part of Kitasatospora acidiphila genomic DNA contains:
- a CDS encoding adenosylcobinamide-GDP ribazoletransferase, producing MSTPDAQPSPGLRLAGLRFAFGTLTVFPVRVERWDRAAGGRAMLAAPLVGLLVGALAGAVGALLCWRAGPLLGAVAAVALPAVLTRGLHLDGLADVADGLGSGKPAEDALRIMKQSDIGPFGVLTLVLLMAGQIAVLAQQFGHSAGRGLLAALTAGAAGRCALLWGCREQVPAARPGGLGAMVAATVPTRAALAVTVLTAGAVALVGRHPRYALALILGQLAAVFLLRRCVRRFGGITGDVLGALVETAAMAALAALALGP from the coding sequence CTGAGCACGCCGGATGCCCAGCCGTCGCCCGGACTGCGGCTGGCCGGACTGCGGTTCGCGTTCGGCACCCTGACGGTCTTTCCGGTCCGGGTCGAGCGCTGGGACCGGGCGGCGGGCGGCCGGGCGATGCTGGCCGCGCCGCTGGTCGGCCTGCTGGTCGGGGCGCTGGCCGGGGCCGTCGGCGCGCTGCTCTGCTGGCGCGCCGGGCCGCTGCTCGGCGCGGTCGCCGCGGTGGCGCTGCCGGCCGTGCTCACCCGCGGGCTGCACCTGGACGGGCTGGCCGACGTGGCCGACGGCCTGGGCAGCGGCAAGCCCGCCGAGGACGCGCTGCGGATCATGAAGCAGTCCGACATCGGCCCGTTCGGCGTACTCACCCTCGTGCTGCTGATGGCAGGTCAGATCGCCGTGCTGGCCCAGCAGTTCGGGCACTCGGCGGGGCGGGGTCTGCTTGCCGCGCTGACCGCCGGGGCGGCCGGCCGCTGTGCGCTGCTGTGGGGCTGCCGGGAGCAGGTGCCGGCCGCCCGACCGGGCGGGCTGGGCGCCATGGTGGCCGCGACCGTGCCGACCCGGGCGGCACTCGCGGTGACCGTGCTGACGGCGGGCGCGGTGGCACTGGTCGGCCGTCACCCTCGGTATGCGCTGGCCCTGATCCTCGGTCAGCTGGCGGCCGTCTTCCTGCTGCGGCGCTGCGTGCGGCGGTTCGGCGGGATCACCGGGGACGTGCTGGGTGCGCTGGTGGAGACGGCCGCCATGGCCGCGCTGGCCGCTCTCGCACTGGGTCCCTGA
- a CDS encoding nicotinate-nucleotide--dimethylbenzimidazole phosphoribosyltransferase — protein sequence MDTTVDLDMFAAQVERPDDAARRAAEQRWQELEQPRGGLGRLEELGNWLASVQGASPVRPVTAPKVLLFAGDHGIAELGVSRLPATGGTARRVHAVLDGTAPVARLARRYGAGVRVVDVAVDAPLEEFPEDVTAHRVRRGSGRIDRMDAISREEAAAAFAVGTALADEEAELGTDLVLLGDLGVGSTTVAAVLIGALCGTDAAAVCGRGSGIDDQVWMVKCAAIRDSLRRARPVLGDQLALLSATGGADFAAITGFLLQAAVRRLPVVLDGVVSAACALVAQRVAFRAPEWWRAAVLTGEPALAKAYDRLTLTPLHEQDTRMGEGVGSALALPLLQAASDTLAEELFEPALPSTPRRPRPLPTAAELLGKL from the coding sequence ATGGACACCACCGTGGATCTCGACATGTTCGCCGCCCAGGTCGAGCGGCCGGACGACGCCGCCCGCCGGGCCGCGGAGCAGCGCTGGCAGGAGCTGGAGCAGCCGCGCGGCGGGCTGGGACGCCTGGAGGAGCTGGGCAACTGGCTCGCCTCGGTCCAGGGCGCCTCCCCCGTGCGACCGGTCACCGCACCCAAGGTGCTGCTGTTCGCCGGTGACCACGGCATCGCCGAGCTGGGCGTCTCCCGGCTGCCCGCGACCGGCGGCACCGCCCGCCGGGTGCACGCGGTGCTGGACGGCACCGCCCCGGTGGCCCGGCTGGCCCGCCGCTACGGCGCCGGCGTGCGGGTGGTCGACGTGGCGGTGGACGCCCCGCTGGAGGAGTTCCCCGAGGACGTCACCGCGCACCGGGTGCGCCGCGGCTCGGGCCGGATCGACCGGATGGACGCGATCAGCCGCGAGGAGGCCGCCGCGGCGTTCGCGGTCGGCACCGCGCTGGCCGACGAGGAGGCCGAGCTCGGCACCGACCTGGTGCTGCTCGGCGACCTCGGGGTCGGCTCCACCACGGTCGCGGCGGTGCTGATCGGCGCGCTCTGCGGCACCGACGCGGCCGCGGTCTGCGGCCGCGGCTCCGGCATCGACGACCAGGTCTGGATGGTCAAGTGCGCCGCGATCCGCGACTCGCTGCGCCGCGCCCGCCCGGTGCTCGGCGACCAGCTGGCGCTGCTGTCGGCCACCGGCGGCGCCGACTTCGCGGCGATCACCGGGTTCCTGCTGCAGGCCGCGGTGCGCCGACTGCCGGTGGTGCTGGACGGCGTGGTGTCGGCCGCCTGCGCGCTGGTCGCGCAGCGGGTGGCGTTCCGGGCCCCGGAGTGGTGGCGGGCCGCCGTGCTGACCGGCGAGCCGGCGCTGGCCAAGGCCTACGACCGGCTCACCCTGACCCCGCTGCACGAGCAGGACACCCGGATGGGCGAGGGCGTCGGCTCGGCTCTGGCGCTGCCCTTGCTGCAGGCCGCCTCCGACACCCTGGCCGAGGAGCTGTTCGAGCCGGCGCTGCCGTCCACGCCCCGCCGGCCGCGACCGCTGCCGACCGCCGCCGAGCTGCTGGGCAAGCTCTGA
- a CDS encoding leucyl aminopeptidase: MTALSVSTSSATALRADALVIGVAKGPKGLVVAAGAEAVAEAFEGKLTDLLTTLGATGAEGETTKLPAPAGVKAGFVLAVGLGDASEDGFDGEALRRAAGVAARTLAGAKKAGLLLPADSAEEVEAVALGGLLGAYDFTVYRTSEGGKEPVGELTVLTSRKGSKDAKAAIERATVLGEEMNRARDLINTPPNDLNPKIFATIAQTVGKEYGLKVEVLDEKALTKGGFGGLLGVGNGSTNPPRLVKIAYTHPKAKATLAFVGKGITYDSGGISLKPAGHNETMKCDMSGAAAVFAAVVAAKRLGLAVNVTGWLALAENMPSGSATRPGDVLRMYGGKTVEVLNTDAEGRLVLADAIVRAGEENPDTIVDVATLTGAMVLALGNRTFGVLSSSDEFRDRLHAIAGRAGEQSWPMPMPAELRKGMDSPIADIANMGERMGGGLVAGLFLKEFVADGIEWAHLDIAGPAFHESAPYGYTPKGGTGSAVRTLVQLAVETAG, translated from the coding sequence GTGACTGCACTGTCTGTGAGCACCTCCTCCGCCACCGCGCTGCGCGCGGACGCCCTGGTGATCGGCGTGGCCAAGGGCCCCAAGGGCCTGGTGGTCGCCGCCGGCGCAGAGGCCGTGGCGGAGGCGTTCGAAGGCAAGCTGACCGATCTGCTCACCACCCTGGGTGCCACCGGCGCCGAGGGCGAGACCACCAAGCTGCCGGCTCCGGCCGGTGTCAAGGCCGGTTTCGTGCTGGCCGTCGGCCTCGGTGACGCCTCCGAGGACGGCTTCGACGGCGAGGCGCTGCGCCGCGCCGCCGGTGTCGCCGCGCGCACCCTGGCCGGGGCCAAGAAGGCGGGCCTGCTGCTGCCGGCCGACTCGGCCGAGGAGGTCGAGGCCGTGGCGCTCGGCGGCCTGCTGGGTGCGTACGACTTCACCGTCTACCGCACCTCGGAGGGCGGCAAGGAGCCGGTCGGCGAGCTCACCGTGCTGACCAGCCGCAAGGGCAGCAAGGACGCCAAGGCCGCGATCGAGCGCGCCACCGTGCTGGGCGAGGAGATGAACCGCGCCCGCGACCTGATCAACACCCCGCCGAACGACCTCAACCCGAAGATCTTCGCGACCATCGCGCAGACCGTCGGCAAGGAGTACGGCCTCAAGGTCGAGGTGCTGGACGAGAAGGCGCTCACCAAGGGCGGCTTCGGCGGCCTGCTGGGCGTGGGCAACGGCTCGACCAACCCGCCCCGGCTGGTGAAGATCGCCTACACCCACCCGAAGGCCAAGGCCACCCTCGCTTTCGTCGGCAAGGGCATCACCTACGACTCGGGCGGCATCTCGCTGAAGCCGGCCGGCCACAACGAGACCATGAAGTGCGACATGTCCGGCGCCGCCGCCGTGTTCGCCGCCGTGGTCGCCGCCAAGCGGCTGGGCCTGGCCGTCAACGTCACCGGCTGGCTGGCGCTGGCCGAGAACATGCCGTCCGGCTCCGCCACCCGCCCGGGTGACGTGCTGCGCATGTACGGCGGCAAGACCGTCGAGGTGCTCAACACCGACGCCGAGGGCCGCCTGGTGCTGGCCGACGCGATCGTGCGGGCCGGTGAGGAGAACCCGGACACCATCGTCGACGTGGCCACCCTGACCGGCGCCATGGTGCTGGCCCTGGGCAACCGCACCTTCGGTGTGCTGAGCAGCAGCGACGAGTTCCGCGACCGGCTGCACGCGATCGCCGGCCGGGCCGGTGAGCAGTCCTGGCCGATGCCGATGCCGGCTGAGCTGCGCAAGGGCATGGACTCCCCGATCGCCGACATCGCCAACATGGGCGAGCGGATGGGCGGCGGCCTGGTGGCCGGCCTGTTCCTGAAGGAGTTCGTGGCCGACGGCATCGAGTGGGCGCACCTGGACATCGCCGGCCCGGCGTTCCACGAGAGCGCCCCGTACGGCTACACCCCGAAGGGCGGCACCGGCAGCGCGGTGCGCACCCTGGTGCAGCTGGCGGTCGAGACCGCGGGCTGA
- the lpdA gene encoding dihydrolipoyl dehydrogenase — protein sequence MANDASTVFDVVILGGGSGGYAAALRAAQLGLSVALIEKGELGGTCLHRGCIPTKALLHAAEIADETKEAADFGVLATFQGIDINGVHKYKDDVIAGLYKGLQGLVASRKVTFIQGEGRLSSATSVDVDGQRVEGRHIVLATGSVPKSLPGLTIDGDRIISSDHALKLDRIPKSAVILGGGVIGVEFASVWKSFGVDVTIVEALPHLVPLEDENSSKLLERAFRKRGIKFELKARFSGVEYTETGVRVSTENGKQIDADLLLVAIGRGPVSQGLGYEEAGVAMDRGYVLVDEYMRTNVPTISAVGDLVPTLQLAHVGFAEGILVAERLAGLKAVPIDYDGVPRVTYSNPEVASVGISEAKAVELYGKEKVVTLKYNLAGNGKSKILKTAGEIKLVQVKDGAVVGVHMVGARMGEQVGEAQLIYNWEALPAEVAQLIHAHPTQSEALGEAHLALAGKPLHAHD from the coding sequence GTGGCGAACGACGCCAGCACCGTTTTCGACGTAGTCATCCTCGGAGGCGGAAGCGGCGGCTACGCCGCGGCGCTCCGCGCCGCCCAGCTCGGGCTGAGCGTGGCCCTGATCGAGAAGGGCGAGCTGGGCGGCACCTGCCTGCACCGCGGCTGCATCCCGACCAAGGCGCTGCTGCACGCGGCCGAGATCGCGGACGAGACCAAGGAAGCCGCCGACTTCGGTGTGCTGGCGACCTTCCAGGGCATCGACATCAACGGCGTCCACAAGTACAAGGACGACGTGATCGCCGGCCTGTACAAGGGCCTGCAGGGCCTGGTCGCCTCCCGCAAGGTCACCTTCATCCAGGGCGAGGGCCGGCTCTCCTCGGCCACCTCGGTGGATGTCGACGGCCAGCGGGTCGAGGGCCGCCACATCGTGCTGGCCACCGGCTCGGTCCCGAAGTCGCTGCCCGGCCTGACCATCGACGGCGACCGGATCATCTCCTCCGACCACGCCCTCAAGCTCGACCGGATCCCGAAGTCGGCCGTCATCCTCGGCGGCGGTGTGATCGGTGTCGAGTTCGCCTCCGTCTGGAAGTCCTTCGGCGTCGACGTCACCATCGTCGAGGCCCTGCCGCACCTGGTTCCGCTGGAGGACGAGAACTCCTCCAAGCTGCTGGAGCGCGCCTTCCGCAAGCGGGGCATCAAGTTCGAGCTCAAGGCCCGCTTCTCGGGCGTGGAGTACACCGAGACCGGTGTGCGGGTCTCCACCGAGAACGGCAAGCAGATCGACGCCGACCTGCTGCTGGTCGCGATCGGCCGCGGCCCGGTCTCGCAGGGCCTGGGCTACGAGGAGGCCGGGGTCGCGATGGACCGCGGCTACGTCCTGGTCGACGAGTACATGCGCACCAACGTGCCCACCATCTCGGCCGTCGGCGACCTGGTCCCGACCCTGCAGCTGGCCCACGTCGGCTTCGCCGAGGGCATCCTGGTCGCCGAGCGGCTGGCCGGCCTCAAGGCCGTGCCGATCGACTACGACGGCGTGCCGCGCGTGACCTACTCCAACCCCGAGGTCGCCTCGGTGGGTATCAGCGAGGCCAAGGCGGTCGAGCTGTACGGCAAGGAGAAGGTCGTCACCCTCAAGTACAACCTGGCCGGCAACGGCAAGAGCAAGATCCTCAAGACCGCCGGTGAGATCAAGCTGGTCCAGGTCAAGGACGGCGCCGTGGTCGGCGTCCACATGGTCGGCGCCCGGATGGGTGAGCAGGTCGGCGAGGCCCAGCTCATCTACAACTGGGAGGCGCTGCCCGCCGAGGTCGCCCAGCTGATCCACGCGCACCCGACCCAGTCGGAGGCGCTCGGCGAGGCGCACCTGGCGCTGGCCGGCAAGCCGCTGCACGCGCACGACTGA
- the sucB gene encoding 2-oxoglutarate dehydrogenase, E2 component, dihydrolipoamide succinyltransferase, which yields MAVSVTLPALGESVSEGTVTRWLKAEGERVEADEPLLEVSTDKVDTEIPAPASGILASIKVAEDETVEVGAELAIIEDGSGAPAAAPAPVAEAAPAAPAPVAEAPAAPAPAATAPAPAAPAGDATPVLLPALGESVTEGTVTRWLKAEGDTVEVDEPLLEVSTDKVDTEIPSPVAGTLVKILVGEDETAEVGAQLALIGAAGAVAAAPAAPAAPAPVAAPAPVAAPAAPAPVAAAPAPAPAPAAPVAPAAPAPAPAPLAPAAPAAPAPVAAPAAPVAAAPVADSGDAYVTPLVRKLAAEQGIALSAITGSGVGGRIRKQDVLAAAEAAKAAAAAVPATAPAAAAAPKAAAAPSPLRGQTVKMSRMRKVIGDNMMKALHEQAQLTSVVEVDVTKIMSLRGKAKDSFLAREGVKLSPMPFFVKAAAQALKSHPVINARINEAEGTITYFDTENIGIAVDSEKGLMTPVIKGAGDLNIAGISKKTAELATKVRESKITPDELSGATFTISNTGSRGALFDTVIVPPTQAAILGIGATVKRPVVIEVDGGTAIGIRDMTYLSLSYDHRLVDGADAARYLVAVKEILEAGEFEVELGL from the coding sequence ATGGCGGTCTCAGTAACGCTGCCCGCGCTGGGCGAGAGTGTGTCCGAAGGTACTGTCACCCGCTGGCTGAAGGCCGAGGGTGAGCGAGTGGAGGCCGACGAGCCGCTGCTCGAGGTGTCGACCGACAAGGTCGACACCGAGATCCCCGCGCCGGCCTCCGGCATCCTGGCCTCGATCAAGGTCGCCGAGGACGAGACCGTCGAGGTCGGCGCCGAGCTGGCGATCATCGAGGACGGCTCCGGTGCCCCGGCTGCCGCCCCGGCCCCCGTCGCCGAGGCCGCTCCGGCCGCTCCGGCTCCGGTTGCCGAGGCCCCGGCTGCCCCGGCTCCGGCCGCCACCGCTCCGGCCCCGGCCGCCCCCGCCGGCGACGCCACCCCGGTGCTGCTGCCCGCGCTGGGCGAGTCGGTCACCGAGGGCACCGTCACCCGCTGGCTGAAGGCCGAGGGTGACACCGTCGAGGTCGACGAGCCGCTGCTCGAGGTGTCGACGGACAAGGTCGACACCGAGATCCCGTCGCCGGTCGCCGGCACCCTGGTGAAGATCCTGGTCGGCGAGGACGAGACCGCCGAGGTCGGCGCCCAGCTCGCGCTGATCGGCGCCGCGGGTGCGGTTGCGGCTGCTCCGGCCGCCCCGGCTGCTCCGGCTCCGGTTGCCGCTCCGGCCCCGGTTGCCGCCCCGGCTGCCCCGGCCCCGGTCGCCGCTGCTCCGGCCCCGGCCCCGGCTCCGGCTGCCCCGGTCGCCCCGGCTGCCCCGGCCCCCGCTCCGGCTCCGCTCGCCCCCGCGGCTCCCGCCGCTCCGGCCCCGGTTGCCGCCCCGGCCGCTCCGGTCGCCGCCGCGCCGGTCGCCGACTCGGGTGACGCCTACGTGACCCCGCTGGTCCGCAAGCTCGCCGCCGAGCAGGGCATCGCGCTCTCCGCGATCACCGGCTCCGGCGTCGGCGGCCGGATCCGCAAGCAGGACGTGCTGGCCGCCGCCGAGGCCGCGAAGGCCGCCGCTGCCGCCGTCCCGGCCACCGCCCCCGCCGCTGCCGCCGCGCCGAAGGCCGCCGCCGCGCCGTCCCCGCTGCGTGGCCAGACGGTCAAGATGAGCCGGATGCGCAAGGTCATCGGCGACAACATGATGAAGGCCCTGCACGAGCAGGCCCAGCTGACCAGCGTGGTCGAGGTGGACGTCACCAAGATCATGTCGCTGCGCGGCAAGGCCAAGGACTCGTTCCTGGCCCGCGAGGGCGTCAAGCTGTCGCCGATGCCGTTCTTCGTCAAGGCCGCCGCCCAGGCGCTGAAGAGCCACCCGGTGATCAACGCCCGGATCAACGAGGCCGAGGGCACCATCACCTACTTCGACACCGAGAACATCGGTATCGCGGTGGACTCCGAGAAGGGCCTGATGACCCCGGTCATCAAGGGCGCGGGCGACCTCAACATCGCCGGCATCTCCAAGAAGACCGCCGAGCTGGCCACCAAGGTGCGCGAGAGCAAGATCACCCCGGACGAGCTGTCCGGCGCCACCTTCACCATCAGCAACACCGGCTCGCGCGGCGCGCTCTTCGACACCGTGATCGTGCCGCCGACCCAGGCCGCCATCCTGGGCATCGGCGCCACCGTGAAGCGCCCGGTCGTCATCGAGGTCGACGGCGGCACCGCCATCGGCATCCGCGACATGACCTACCTGTCGCTCTCCTACGACCACCGCCTGGTGGACGGCGCCGACGCCGCCCGCTACCTGGTGGCCGTCAAGGAGATCCTGGAGGCGGGCGAGTTCGAGGTCGAGCTCGGCCTGTAA